The following proteins come from a genomic window of Sorghum bicolor cultivar BTx623 chromosome 3, Sorghum_bicolor_NCBIv3, whole genome shotgun sequence:
- the LOC8068002 gene encoding dof zinc finger protein DOF2.4 yields MASHLPDADAAGFKLFGKVIQPPDAHHRAADEGGAPPQLPPPTTALPPPPPPPPSPPLPPQPPLPLQQQATGATGGTSGGGGEPLPCPRCGSRETKFCYFNNYNVRQPRHLCRACRRYWTAGGALRRVASASPGRRRPRPTTARSVAAAAAAAAAASSAAAAAAEEVGGER; encoded by the coding sequence ATGGCGAGCCACCTCCCGGACGCCGACGCCGCGGGGTTCAAGCTCTTCGGCAAGGTCATCCAGCCACCCGACGCGCACCACCGCGCCGCGGACGAGGGCGGCGCCCCTCCGCAGCTTCCGCCGCCGACGACGgcccttcctcctcctcccccgcctcctCCGTCCCCGCCGCTCCCGCCGCAGCCGCCTCTGCCCCTGCAGCAGCAGGCGACCGGGGCCACGGGGGgcaccagcggcggcggcggcgagccgcTGCCGTGCCCGCGGTGCGGGAGCCGGGAGACCAAGTTCTGCTACTTCAACAACTACAACGTGCGGCAGCCGCGCCACCTCTGCCGCGCCTGCCGCCGCTACTGGACGGCCGGCGGCGCGCTCCGCCGCGTCGCCTCCGCGTCCCCGGGCCGCCGCAGGCCgcgcccgaccaccgcccgatcggtcgccgccgccgccgccgccgccgctgccgcgtcgtccgccgccgccgcagccgccgaGGAGGTGGGCGGGGAGCGTTGA
- the LOC110433906 gene encoding uncharacterized protein LOC110433906 has protein sequence MSLLAVASSTRAAAVRPLCASAASSGEAVPAPATAATTEAAGRRPVKVILPKKKPQKWSTGMAPGEYGGGPATIKPRKYWWGKEDRDPVGNTDDFIWNKDFLPHMERVIANGGADAEPTITRLSPVDEEESGFLSINRAMSLDSVDVDLSQELLAPTRPILQTQVEAAWKGRAIGAEAVNGANTPRWRLVPTRREQAKWDRAAKAATGGTDVILRESKSRVQQGDPKLLAARSREDYLKLKQRLQWLTLGIGGVGVISAYISYSPEVAASFGAGLIGSLVYLRMLGTSVDSLAGGTGETVKSAAAQPRLLIPVVLVMMYNRWNGILVPDYGFMQLQLIPMLVGFFTYKIATFAQAIQDSIPAVGNREG, from the exons ATGTCGCTGCTCGCCGTCGCCTCCTCCACCCGCGCCGCGGCAGTGCGGCCGCTGTGCGCCTCGGCGGCCtcgtcgggcgaggcggtgccGGCGCCGGCAACTGCTGCGACGACGGAGGCCGCAGGGCGGAGGCCGGTGAAGGTGATCCTGCCGAAGAAGAAGCCGCAGAAATGGTCGACGGGGATGGCGCCGGGCGAGTACGGCGGCGGGCCGGCCACCATCAAGCCGCGCAAGTACTGGTGGGGGAAGGAGGACCGCGACCCCGTGGGGAACACCGACGACTTCATCTGGAACAAGGACTTCCTCCCCCACATGGAGCGCGTCATCGCCAACGGCGGCGCCGATGCAGAGCCCACCATCACCCGCCTGTCTCCG GTGGATGAGGAGGAGTCCGGGTTTCTGAGCATCAACCGCGCAATGAGCCTTGACAG TGTGGACGTTGATCTGAGCCAGGAGCTTCTGGCGCCCACCAGGCCAATCTTGCAAACCCAGGTTGAGGCCGCCTGGAAAGGACGGGCAATTGGCGCTGAG GCTGTGAATGGAGCCAACACTCCTAGATGGAGGCTAGTCCCAACTCGCAGGGAGCAGGCAAAGTGGGACAGAGCGGCCAAGGCAGCTACTGGTGGAACT GATGTTATACTAAGGGAGTCAAAGTCAAGAGTGCAGCAAGGGGACCCTAAGTTATTGGCAGCTCGGTCCAGAGAAGACTACTTAAAG CTGAAACAAAGATTACAGTGGCTCACTTTAGGCATCGGTGGCGTTGGTGTAATCTCTGCTTATATTTCATACTCTCCTGAAGTTGCTGCCAG CTTTGGTGCAGGGTTGATTGGATCATTGGTGTATCTCCGCATGCTTGGAACCAGTGTAGATTCCCTAGCAGGTGGAACTGGAGAAACTGTCAA GAGTGCTGCTGCACAACCAAGGTTGCTTATTCCGGTGGTACTTGTGATGATGTATAACAGATGGAATGG GATATTAGTTCCGGATTATGGTTTCATGCAACTGCAGTTAATACCAATGCTTGTTGGGTTTTTTACCTATAAGATTGCTACGTTCGCTCAAGCAATCCAGGATTCTATACCTGCAGTTGGAAATCGTGAAGGTTGA